ACCTTCCAAGGTAGTAAATAATTCAATCTCGCTCATGTTATTTGTACCGCTGATCCTTATGGATACACAGGTGTGTAGCCGAGGCCAAGGGTTTCCTCCCATCCCATCATCAAATTAAGGTTCTGTATTGCCTGACCTGCCGCACCTTTTACAACGTTATCAATGACGGAGACTATAGTCACCCGCCCTGTACGAGCATCTGTCGCAAATCCGATATCACAATAATTAGAGCCGCTAACTTCTTTTGTTGCCGGAATCACACCTACATCGCGCACTCGCACATAAGGTCTGCCCGCATAATATTCACGATATAAATCCACAAAATCCTGCTCCGTATAATTGCCCTTCATTCCTGCATACATCGTACTCATAATCCCTCGGCTCATCGGCACGAGATGTGTGGTAAACGTTACGGTTACCTTTTCTCCAGCAATCTCCGTGAGTGTCTGCTCGATTTCCGGTATATGCTGATGTTTATTTAATTTATAAGTTTTTAAGTTCTCGTTTATCTCTGCATAATGCACCATCAGACTCGTTCCGCGTCCTGCTCCGGTAACCCCCGATTTCGCATCAATAATAATACTGTCATGCTTAATCCAGCCTGCCTGAATCGCAGGAATTAGTCCAAGAAGTGTAGCAGTAGGATAACAGCCTGGATTAGATATAAAATCAACCCCAGCCACACGCTCTCCGAACACCTCGCAAAGTCCGTATACAGCCTGTTCTAGGTATTCATCAGCAGGAGCCGTATGTTTGTACCAGTGCTCATACTCTGCGCCATCCTTCAATCGGAAATCACCGGATAGATCTACGACCTTTAGTCCAACTTCCAGCAGCTGCGGGACCAGCTTTGCACTTACACCCGACGGCGTAGCCGTAAAAACCACATCCGCCCGCTCAGCCATCTGCACCGGATCAACGCCATCCAGCCTTCGGTCAATAATGCCCGTCAAATGAGGAAACCCTTCCTCTATCGCATCCCCTGCACTAGATGAGGAAATTACCGAAGTAATCTCTACTTTAGGATGACTTTGTAGTAGCCGAATCAGCTCTACGCCTCCATAACCCGTTGATCCAACAATCGCCGCCCTCAGCTTGCCTTCCACTGTCATCCCCACTTCCTGCTTATCATGAATATATTATTTAATATAATGCATACCGTCTTAGAAATATGTATTATTATACATCCCTATTAATATAAATACAACACAATATGTGAA
This Paenibacillus sp. FSL R5-0345 DNA region includes the following protein-coding sequences:
- the argC gene encoding N-acetyl-gamma-glutamyl-phosphate reductase, with the protein product MTVEGKLRAAIVGSTGYGGVELIRLLQSHPKVEITSVISSSSAGDAIEEGFPHLTGIIDRRLDGVDPVQMAERADVVFTATPSGVSAKLVPQLLEVGLKVVDLSGDFRLKDGAEYEHWYKHTAPADEYLEQAVYGLCEVFGERVAGVDFISNPGCYPTATLLGLIPAIQAGWIKHDSIIIDAKSGVTGAGRGTSLMVHYAEINENLKTYKLNKHQHIPEIEQTLTEIAGEKVTVTFTTHLVPMSRGIMSTMYAGMKGNYTEQDFVDLYREYYAGRPYVRVRDVGVIPATKEVSGSNYCDIGFATDARTGRVTIVSVIDNVVKGAAGQAIQNLNLMMGWEETLGLGYTPVYP